In one Pseudomonas sp. SCA2728.1_7 genomic region, the following are encoded:
- the glcD gene encoding glycolate oxidase subunit GlcD has protein sequence MNILYDERLDGPLPQVNKAEFLKALQHALPDLDILWREEELKPYECDGLSAYRTTPMLVALPRRLEQVQSLLKLCHQKNVPVVARGAGTGLSGGALPLEQGLLLVMARFNNILHIDPAARTARVQPGVRNLAISQAAAPFGLYYAPDPSSQIACSIGGNVAENAGGVHCLKYGLTVHNLLKIEVLTIEGERLTLGSDALDSAGFDLLALFTGSEGLLGIITEVTVKLLPKPQVAKVLLASFDSVEKAGRAVAEIIAAGIIPGGLEMMDNLAIRAAEDFIHAGYPVDAEAILLCELDGVEADVHDDCQRVREVMTAAGATEVRQARDEAERVRFWAGRKNAFPAIGRLSPDYYCMDGTIPRRELPGVLQGIARLGKEYGLRVANVFHAGDGNMHPLILFDANQPGELHRAEALGGKILELCVQVGGSITGEHGVGREKINQMCAQFNSDELSLFHAVKAAFDPQGLLNPGKNIPTLHRCAEFGAMHIHAGQLPFPELERF, from the coding sequence ATGAATATTCTTTATGACGAACGCCTCGACGGCCCGCTGCCGCAGGTGAACAAAGCCGAATTTCTCAAGGCCCTGCAGCACGCGCTGCCTGACCTCGACATTTTGTGGCGTGAAGAAGAACTCAAACCCTACGAATGCGACGGCCTCTCCGCCTACCGCACCACGCCGATGCTGGTCGCCCTGCCCCGTCGACTCGAGCAAGTGCAAAGCCTGCTCAAACTCTGCCATCAGAAGAACGTCCCGGTGGTTGCCCGTGGCGCCGGCACCGGCTTGTCCGGCGGCGCCTTACCGCTGGAACAGGGCCTGCTGCTGGTAATGGCGCGCTTCAACAATATCCTGCACATCGACCCCGCCGCGCGCACCGCGCGGGTTCAACCGGGGGTGCGCAATCTGGCGATTTCCCAGGCAGCGGCGCCGTTCGGCCTGTATTACGCGCCGGATCCATCGTCGCAGATCGCTTGCTCGATCGGCGGCAACGTCGCCGAAAACGCTGGCGGCGTGCATTGCCTCAAGTACGGCCTGACCGTGCACAACCTGCTGAAAATCGAAGTGCTGACCATCGAAGGCGAACGCCTGACCCTCGGTTCGGATGCCCTCGACTCAGCAGGTTTCGATTTGCTCGCGTTGTTCACCGGTTCCGAAGGTTTGCTGGGGATCATCACCGAAGTCACGGTCAAACTGCTGCCCAAACCGCAGGTCGCGAAAGTCCTGCTGGCCAGTTTCGATTCCGTGGAAAAGGCTGGTCGCGCGGTCGCCGAAATCATCGCGGCGGGGATCATTCCCGGCGGTCTGGAGATGATGGACAACCTCGCCATTCGCGCCGCTGAAGACTTCATTCACGCCGGTTACCCGGTCGATGCCGAAGCGATTCTGCTGTGCGAACTCGACGGTGTCGAAGCCGATGTCCACGACGATTGCCAACGGGTGCGCGAGGTCATGACCGCGGCCGGCGCCACGGAAGTGCGTCAGGCCCGCGACGAAGCCGAACGCGTGCGGTTCTGGGCCGGACGCAAAAATGCCTTTCCGGCCATTGGCCGTTTATCACCTGACTATTACTGCATGGACGGCACCATCCCGCGCCGCGAATTGCCCGGCGTCCTGCAAGGCATCGCCCGCCTCGGCAAAGAATACGGTTTGCGCGTGGCCAACGTGTTCCATGCTGGCGACGGCAACATGCACCCGCTGATTCTGTTCGACGCCAACCAACCCGGCGAACTGCATCGCGCCGAAGCCTTGGGCGGCAAGATCCTTGAACTGTGCGTGCAGGTCGGCGGCAGCATCACCGGCGAACACGGCGTCGGCCGCGAAAAAATCAACCAGATGTGCGCGCAGTTCAACAGTGACGAACTGAGCCTGTTTCATGCAGTAAAAGCCGCGTTCGACCCGCAAGGCCTGCTCAACCCCGGCAAGAACATTCCGACCCTGCACCGTTGCGCCGAATTCGGCGCGATGCACATTCACGCCGGGCAACTGCCATTCCCCGAACTGGAGCGCTTCTGA
- a CDS encoding NAD(P)/FAD-dependent oxidoreductase — translation MHTYHVLIIGSGFGGQCAAVNLLKAGIDDFRLLERRDFFGGTWCQNTYPGAAVDVPSPLYSLSFAPYRWSQMFAGQAELQRYTEHVIEEFGLRERVELEANVERVEWDDTEKRWAVHTASKGTFYAQFLINATGPLSQPVIPHFPGQDRFQGKTFHTNNWDHSYDYRGKRVAIVGSGASAVQVIPAIAPQVDHLHVFQRTPHWVLPRADRQFGPLQRWLLGRKPAYKLLRWLIYWQFETRVIAFKYSKAAIHMVQQHALRFLKRQVPDPVLQEKLTPDFTIGCKRVLVSSTYYPALSRANVTLHTREQGIASIDETGINTEDGQHIDVDLIVWSTGYDATDGVISYPVSGKNAVQLREVWAQYPRAYLGTSLPDFPNLFIVTGPNTGIGHTSALFIIESQMNYILDCIRTVQAKGLRSIEVRPEAERTYTEMIHREMERTVWKSGGCHSWYQSKSGHVIAMFPGFSFSYHRLTRALKPADHILS, via the coding sequence ATGCACACCTATCACGTGTTGATCATCGGCAGCGGTTTTGGCGGTCAATGTGCTGCGGTCAACCTGCTCAAAGCCGGGATCGACGATTTTCGCCTGCTGGAGCGAAGGGACTTTTTTGGCGGCACCTGGTGCCAGAACACCTACCCTGGCGCAGCAGTGGACGTGCCGTCGCCGCTGTATTCGCTGTCGTTCGCACCGTACCGCTGGTCGCAGATGTTCGCCGGGCAGGCCGAACTGCAGCGCTACACCGAACATGTCATCGAGGAATTCGGTTTGCGCGAACGCGTTGAGCTGGAGGCCAATGTCGAGCGCGTCGAATGGGACGACACGGAAAAACGCTGGGCCGTGCATACCGCCAGCAAAGGCACCTTTTATGCGCAGTTCCTGATCAATGCCACCGGACCATTGAGCCAACCGGTCATCCCACACTTCCCCGGCCAGGATCGCTTTCAAGGCAAGACTTTTCATACGAACAATTGGGATCACAGCTACGACTATCGCGGTAAACGTGTGGCCATCGTCGGCAGCGGCGCCAGTGCGGTGCAGGTGATTCCAGCGATTGCGCCGCAAGTCGATCATCTACACGTGTTTCAGCGCACGCCACACTGGGTGCTGCCCCGCGCCGATCGCCAGTTCGGGCCGCTGCAACGCTGGCTGCTCGGCCGCAAACCCGCCTACAAGCTGTTGCGCTGGCTGATTTACTGGCAATTCGAAACCCGGGTCATCGCGTTCAAATACTCGAAAGCGGCGATTCACATGGTCCAGCAGCACGCCCTGCGTTTTCTCAAACGCCAGGTACCGGACCCGGTCCTGCAAGAAAAACTCACCCCGGACTTCACCATCGGCTGCAAACGGGTACTGGTGTCCAGCACCTATTACCCGGCGCTGAGTCGCGCCAATGTCACCTTGCATACCCGCGAACAAGGCATCGCTTCCATCGACGAAACCGGCATCAACACCGAGGACGGTCAGCACATCGATGTTGATCTGATCGTCTGGTCGACCGGTTACGACGCCACCGACGGGGTGATTTCCTACCCGGTCAGCGGAAAAAACGCCGTGCAACTCAGAGAGGTCTGGGCGCAATACCCGCGCGCGTATCTCGGCACCAGCCTGCCGGACTTTCCCAACCTGTTTATCGTCACCGGGCCCAACACCGGCATTGGGCACACCTCGGCGCTGTTCATCATCGAATCGCAGATGAACTACATCCTCGACTGCATTCGCACCGTGCAGGCCAAAGGCCTGCGCAGCATCGAAGTGCGCCCCGAAGCGGAACGTACCTACACTGAGATGATTCATCGGGAGATGGAACGCACGGTCTGGAAGTCCGGCGGCTGCCACAGTTGGTATCAAAGCAAGAGCGGTCATGTGATCGCAATGTTTCCCGGCTTCAGTTTCAGCTATCACCGCTTGACCCGGGCGCTGAAACCGGCCGACCACATTCTGTCCTGA
- a CDS encoding alpha/beta fold hydrolase has product MLLLFVALAVFVAWSWLSYPAVGHWLYDLNMAIEAKLYKLHKIEVPIAEMTVSTWQGGPYEAASAILMLHGYSADKNLWLRFSRHFVRQYRVIIPDLAGHGETGFKAGGGYDIPLQAKRMIQLLDVCGVEKVHVIGNSMGGYIAAWLAATYPDRIASVALIDPAGVTAPEASDMERHLARGHNPFLINSREEFRQFYAMTMESPPWVPNLVLDAIAQRYEQQRDELEEIFRDFRASPPMEPKLADIKCPALLLWGRKDRLIDVSSVPVWSKGIANLRVDVWDHVGHMPMVEQPGNTARLYREFLGSQK; this is encoded by the coding sequence ATGCTTTTGCTGTTTGTCGCCCTCGCGGTTTTCGTGGCCTGGAGCTGGTTGAGTTATCCGGCGGTCGGCCATTGGCTGTACGACTTGAACATGGCCATCGAGGCCAAGTTGTACAAATTGCACAAGATCGAAGTGCCGATCGCCGAGATGACCGTCTCGACCTGGCAAGGAGGGCCGTACGAAGCGGCCAGCGCGATTCTGATGCTGCATGGCTACAGCGCCGACAAGAACCTGTGGCTGCGCTTTTCCCGGCACTTTGTGCGCCAGTATCGGGTGATCATCCCGGACCTCGCCGGCCATGGTGAAACCGGCTTCAAGGCGGGCGGCGGCTACGACATTCCGTTGCAGGCCAAACGCATGATCCAGTTGCTCGACGTCTGCGGCGTGGAGAAAGTCCATGTGATCGGCAACTCGATGGGCGGCTATATTGCCGCGTGGCTGGCGGCGACTTATCCCGACCGCATCGCTTCGGTGGCATTGATCGATCCGGCGGGCGTCACCGCGCCCGAGGCCAGCGACATGGAGCGGCATCTGGCGCGCGGGCATAACCCGTTTCTGATCAATTCCCGGGAGGAGTTTCGCCAGTTTTACGCGATGACCATGGAATCGCCGCCGTGGGTGCCGAACCTGGTGCTGGACGCCATCGCCCAGCGCTACGAACAACAACGCGATGAACTGGAAGAGATCTTCCGCGATTTCCGCGCCAGCCCGCCGATGGAGCCGAAACTCGCCGACATCAAATGCCCGGCGCTGTTGCTCTGGGGGCGCAAGGATCGGCTGATCGATGTCAGCAGCGTGCCGGTGTGGAGCAAGGGCATCGCCAATCTGCGCGTGGATGTCTGGGATCACGTCGGGCATATGCCGATGGTCGAACAGCCGGGGAATACTGCGCGGCTGTATCGCGAATTCCTCGGAAGCCAGAAATGA